Proteins encoded in a region of the Zea mays cultivar B73 chromosome 2, Zm-B73-REFERENCE-NAM-5.0, whole genome shotgun sequence genome:
- the LOC103647208 gene encoding vacuolar protein sorting-associated protein 2 homolog 1-like, translating to MSFLFGKRKTPAELLRENKRMLDRSIREIERERQGLQAQEKKLITEIKKTAKEGQMGAVKVMAKDLIRTRHQITKFYQLKSQLQGVSLRVQTLKSTQAMGDAMKGVTKAMSQMNRQLNLPGLQRIMQEFERQNERMEMVSEVMGDAIDDALEGDEEEEETEELVNQVLDEIGIDINQELVGAPSATVAQPASVGRVAQAESAGNADSGIDADLQARLDNLRRM from the exons ATGAGTTTCCTGTTCGGGAAGAGGAAGACGCCCGCCG AGCTGTTAAGAGAAAACAAGAGAATGCTAGATCGATCCATCAGGGAAATTGAGCGAGAGAGACAAGGATTGCAGGCCCAGGAGAAAAAGCTCATCACTGAGATCAAGAAAACAGCTAAAGAAGGCCAGATG GGAGCTGTCAAAGTAATGGCCAAAGATCTTATTCGCACCCGGCATCAGATAACAAAGTTCTACCAACTCAAATCTCAACTCCAAGGAGTTTCTCTAAGAGTTCAG ACACTAAAATCAACTCAAGCTATGGGTGATGCCATGAAGGGTGTCACAAAGGCAATGTCCCAAATGAACAGGCAGCTAAATCTACCAGGATTGCAGAGGATAATGCAAGAGTTTGAGCGACAGAACGAGAGGATGGAGATGGTGAGTGAAGTGATGGGAGATGCCATAGATGATGCTTTGGAAGGagatgaggaagaagaagaaactgaGGAGCTTGTGAATCAAGTACTTGATGAAATTGGCATTGATATCAACCAAGAG CTTGTTGGAGCTCCGTCGGCCACTGTTGCTCAACCTGCTTCTGTGGGAAGGGTCGCCCAGGCTGAAAGTGCTGGGAATGCTGACAGTGGTATCGACGCTGATTTGCAGGCAAGGCTAGACAATCTGAGGAGAATGTAG